A section of the Pseudomonas sp. FP453 genome encodes:
- a CDS encoding LysR substrate-binding domain-containing protein — translation MKRLPPLPALHTFWVTAQCCNFTRAAEQLHITQGAVSRQIAGLESHLGYALFQRQARGLSLTDEGREWSLRAQQVFGLIGDAVEQIGRRRQTLQLKASTCVMRWLLPRLMQWQKERPDVPVELTTTVAYSVDFRREQFDAALIYAPIAEQPAEARHLFDEQLTPVCAPALLGELQRPLDLQQQVLLHPTRDERDWALWLKAANTHLSNLAQGHHFETLDLAMTVASQGSGVAIGDSALIGEDVKAGRLVMPFALRVPTGMGYYLVHPPGTAPSEGLEALMDWLVSEAQSSQH, via the coding sequence ATGAAACGCCTTCCACCGCTGCCCGCGCTGCACACGTTCTGGGTTACCGCGCAGTGCTGCAATTTCACCCGCGCCGCCGAGCAACTGCACATCACCCAAGGTGCGGTGAGCCGGCAGATCGCCGGGCTGGAAAGCCATTTGGGCTACGCCCTGTTCCAACGCCAGGCGCGCGGCTTGAGCCTCACCGACGAAGGCCGCGAATGGTCACTGCGCGCGCAGCAGGTATTCGGCCTGATCGGTGACGCCGTGGAACAGATCGGCCGTCGCCGCCAGACCCTGCAACTCAAGGCCTCCACCTGCGTGATGCGCTGGCTGCTGCCGCGCCTGATGCAATGGCAAAAGGAACGCCCGGACGTGCCGGTGGAACTCACCACCACCGTGGCCTACAGCGTGGATTTTCGCCGCGAACAATTCGACGCGGCACTGATCTACGCGCCCATCGCCGAACAACCGGCCGAGGCGCGGCATTTGTTCGATGAGCAACTCACCCCGGTCTGCGCCCCCGCGCTGCTCGGCGAGTTGCAGCGCCCACTGGATTTGCAGCAACAGGTGCTGCTGCACCCCACGCGCGACGAGCGCGATTGGGCGTTGTGGCTGAAAGCCGCGAACACGCACTTGAGCAACCTGGCCCAGGGGCATCATTTTGAAACCCTGGATCTGGCGATGACGGTGGCATCCCAGGGCTCGGGCGTGGCGATTGGCGACAGTGCGCTGATTGGCGAGGATGTGAAGGCGGGGCGGTTGGTGATGCCGTTTGCGCTGCGGGTGCCGACGGGGATGGGGTACTACCTGGTGCACCCGCCGGGGACGGCGCCGTCGGAGGGGCTTGAGGCTTTAATGGATTGGTTGGTCAGCGAGGCACAATCTTCACAACACTGA